The genomic segment GATACCAGCAAGAGTGGAAAAACAGCCAGAATATTGTTTTATCCATCATATATATAGGTCTTTCTGCaaatcagattttaaatttcacaaataaaacaaaacaaaccttgtAGTGACGTCTCCTAGCCTCTGGCATTGTAGGTAGTTGCTGCATTTTCCCACCAATGTTCCTGAACACACAATGCACCATGCGACACAAGGagaggaaatacagacaaacagaaatccCTGCTACAATAATGAAGGTAATCTGTGAGGACAGTCAAGGAAAAAGCTTTAGGTGACACTGAGAGAAGCACATAGGACAGTGATCATGGTGAAATCTGACTTTTTATATACAATGTAAATATCTGACGGATACTGAAACCTTTGTTCCAATTTCTGATGCCCACACACTGTAGAAAGGGTTGGTCAAATGAACCCCCCTTTATGAGAAATGAAGCACATTCATATTTAGAGAAAAATACAACCATGAAACACAAGAGCTCATCCAAAGCAGTCATGTCATTACCTGTCACTCAGGTCAAATatgaggaggacagaggagccGAACACCACGAGCCCGACCTGCCACCAGTACACTGAGAGACGATTCCTCTGACTCTGGTCCTAAAGGATTTATCGTTAAAGAGAGGTCATAACTGGTATGAAAATGTGGAGAGAGGAACAGCTGAGAACAAGAACTAACTACTAACCATGAGATGTTCACCACAGAAGATGATCCAGAAACAGAAGAGAGTAGAGTAGAAGATTCCCTGTCGGACATCCTCAAACAGCAGCATCCACGTCCACTCAAGGCCCAAGGAGAGCCACTCCACTGGTACATTCAGGAATGTCATGGAGATACCCAGAGCAAAAATCACCCTGAAGAAGGCAAATACACACTATCATGACTTACATTTACTCTAAAAAGACAAGTAACTTTGTGCCGCAGGCAGACTATTGACCTGGTTTTATAAGGCCGATCATGCACTTAGGATCAagaatgtttcattttctccacaTGCCACCCTGCAGCATTTCATACCCCTCAACAGTATGACACAAGGTTTGTGGCTTTCATGCTCTCACTGAGAGACTCAAAGAATGAAAAGTGATGCATTACAAGAGTCATGGGGCTGTCTTGTGTAACTTCACTCTatgtttaaaagaaagaaaaaaaaagatggttcTGTGTTCACTCAGTCTGTAATAAGATATCTACAGCCTGGACAAAGGAACTATATAAAGGCCAAAAGCATTCAatagcaaataaataataataaattatgaaATAGATAGGATGCAAAATATGAATGAACCAATAAACTGTGAAATAACTCAACAACTTACTAAAACTCAGCTCACTATCATGTTATTTTAAAGAGTTTTATTTGAGTCATATTCATCTTATTATACATTTGTACATTTCATAAATATGTTTGATTTTGACATCTTTCCCACTGACATTTGTTTCttgtcacatttcttttcatattttattatctttcagccaatcacatgctGCCAGCTGCTCAGCGGGGTAACTCACTGCTTGCTGACCAGCAACTAACTAGGTTTATAAGACAAGTGTCATgcagtgttcagtgttcagtggtCAGTTGAGCAATTGAGAATTTCAATTCTTCCAGAGAAATTTACTAcaatgattatttcattattatcatatatttatCGTGATGTAtaacttatttatttcatgtgtgGCTACACATTGCTAGTGCTACTAtaactattactattactattactactcCTATTTGGTTTAATAAATCCTTATCGGTTTGTCCTAATCAGCTCATACTTTTCCAAAAGAACGGGAGGTCTGGTCATCAGGCTGATTCTGTGCCAGTACCAGGCTGTGGCCACAAATATCCAGGGACTGAACACAGTCTTGATGCTGATCCACACTTTAGTAAAGCCTCCATTCTGGTGGATGCCCTTAGAGAAGGGGGACATTAAATGTGTGATTGTGACAAATGGAActcaattcaattaaaacatataaaggaagaataaaaaaaaactgaactcaCCACTATATGGATGTCCTTTATTTCTCCAATGCCGACATTCACTGTGTCATTCACTGGCAAGCGCAGGTTaatcaaaaaatatttgtgGGCAACTGTACCCAGTTCCATAAAAGGTATGGGGTCACAGTGATAAAAGCGCCCTTCATTTTCATATGTCTGTGGAAGCATAGACTGTTAAAGGTTACTAAGCAGAGACCAGtgttaatgtaatttatttgcATGTATGAAATGCAGTCATGCAGGTTTACCTTAGGCACTGCAAATATGCACCTGAGTGGCCTTTGCTCCACTGAGTGAAACTTGGTGGTCCACTCAGATGTCAAATTATCCCTGTATGCGATGCCGGCATCAATAGTGATGATAACATCATCCTCTACACAGACAGGGACATAGTTTAGTTTGTTGGACATTCACCACAAGAACCACAGTAGCTTGGATCTTATATTTACATTCTTGACAGAAAGATATACATCTCACCAATCTGATTGATCATTTTGAATGCAATGTCAAACTGTAGGACAGCCAGCATATACTGAAACCAGGGGCTCATCTCCATGttaggaagaggaagatgtaCGGCAAAAACAATGTCATTGGCATCCAGTGTTTTTGCCAAAGGCTCGTCAAAACTGTGGACCTGCTGGCACTGATTTGATCCCCACGGCATGAGCCAGGCACGTGCCCTGTGGTGATTTATACATTTGGTGGACAAGTAGCGGATGGCACTGGTGGGACTGGGAGCTATGGCACAGACGTCACAGACATGTTGGTCAAATTGGTGCACTTTtaacacacaaaccacacacaggtCACACTTCCAAAACAAAATACTATTTCTACATACAACAACTAGTAAAGTaagtaataaaagtaataaaatctGACCACTTACCAATTAAGGCTCCAATCATGATGGAAAGAACTTggagaacaaaaataaagaaacccAAGAAAACCAATTTCTTAGTGCTCATGTTCTCTATGATTGCCCCTGCCATTTttaaaagatcatttaaaaaactgatgCTCAGGACTGCCCTGGGTCCCAACAGACTAAGTGCTTCACTGCAGCTTGTCCACCTGCTCACACAGATCTGACTCTCTTAAGGAATACATCAGAAATCACTGTCAAACAGAGCATGTGCAGGAGGAGCGGAGGGTGTAGCTGTTATGtacttaaatacaaaaaaaaaaaaaaaaacacagaacagctgTCTATAAAACATGATTCCTTTATTGCTTAAAGAATACAGTTTTAAAGTATGTGTATCACAACTAAGTTACTTGTCTTTACACTGAGGACTGACCACAGTCACAATGCAAATGTTTGATACTGCACCCGAGCAGAGGGGAAATAACAAATTCAGCTTGGATATCAAAGCATCTTACAAAGTCATGGGTTGATAATCTCTAACATTGTTTACCCTGACCTGGAGTCAGCAATGAGAATCACAGTAGCACCTACacctttaaaaaacactaaGTCTGGGCTGTTagtctgtcctctgtctttggTTCTATGAGACAAAAATATTCGGTTTCTGAAAGGTGCAGCTAAGTAGCAATACTGTGGATGGTTCAAGGTAGAGGAGAAtgcaacataaaatattttgacCGAGCTAAAATTAAGCAAAATATCAAGTTATTTCCCTACTTCACGAAAACAATTCCAATATTCACAACCCCCCAAATGATCCTCTGTTGAACAAATATATCAAGACAGGAGTAAGGGAAACCCTTTCAGTAAAAATGACTGTCAAACCATAAGAAAAGAGGAATTGACAGGTGTGAAATTATTCTAAACCAGTTCTCCTAAACCACCAAAGTGATCTAGTAAAATGGATAACAAAGGTAAGCTATCTGGTGCAATAACTCCAGGAGCAAATCACTGAAATTCACCGACATGTCCCAGGCAAGGTCTGCCACTGTGTCCACAACACATCCAGAATTCTACAAATTACTCATGACATAATATCAAGACAATTAAACAGAAGCaacttgggggggggggatgtctgtgttggtgtgtgtggtgtgtgtgtgtgtgggggggacTAATCAAAAACTTCATTAACAGCCTCTCAATCCAAATTCATTTTCAGGTACTGATATCTGAACGGGTCACTATCTTCAAATCCCCCTTCGTCATTCTCTTCACTGTCCATTCAAAATGTGCATTTCCCATGTTTCACTGATGTGTACGAGCGGTGAAACACGTGTCATGTCTCTGCCAGTGACAGTTCTGGGGGGATTTGTGCACCAACACTGTCCCGAGAAGGGATTCGGACAAGTTGAACGGCGCCCTCCTGGGATCACATgtcatcctcttcatcttcatcctgAGAAGAACCGGCCTGCTGGGCGGCGCTGGCAGATGCTGCTGCCATCTGCGCCTGTTGGGCGGCTTGCTGCATCTGCAACCACTCCTGCTGGGCAagctctgcctgctgctgccgCGCCTGCAGGAGCACAGACAAGCCAAAACAGGAGACATAAGACAAAGGAAGCTGAGTGAAGAGCTTATCAAGCAATATCTGATGTCTGCTTAGATTTCAAATATCACAGGCATGAGGATAAAAGCATAACAAGGAGGTTTTACATGATACGTTACTGACAGTCATGTATCACCTCTTTTATATTGTGATTGTTGTGCATTATGTTATTGTGGGAACAACAGGATCAATAGGATAAACAAGAGATGCACAGCAATACTGACATGATTCTCATCCACAATGGTGGATATGTGAAGAATTGCACATTTGCTGATAACTAGTGTTTTCAATTAATACCTTGGCAAACAATTCTTGTTGCTGTCTGAGGAGCTCTTCCTCTGGGATTCCCAGGTTCTCCAGTCGAGAGCTGGCCTTCCTTCTTTTCAGAGCTACAGTTTTACACTCCTGCAGGACGTCTTTCACCTCAGTGATGTACGATGCGAAACCAAGACTCTCGAGGGCTGTGGTGTGAAAACAAGAGGTGAAAGCGAAATAATTACTTAATGTGGTTTAAAATTCTTGGCAGGCGGGAGGACACACCC from the Lates calcarifer isolate ASB-BC8 linkage group LG17, TLL_Latcal_v3, whole genome shotgun sequence genome contains:
- the LOC108878987 gene encoding protein wntless homolog, with product MAGAIIENMSTKKLVFLGFFIFVLQVLSIMIGALIAPSPTSAIRYLSTKCINHHRARAWLMPWGSNQCQQVHSFDEPLAKTLDANDIVFAVHLPLPNMEMSPWFQYMLAVLQFDIAFKMINQIEDDVIITIDAGIAYRDNLTSEWTTKFHSVEQRPLRCIFAVPKTYENEGRFYHCDPIPFMELGTVAHKYFLINLRLPVNDTVNVGIGEIKDIHIVGIHQNGGFTKVWISIKTVFSPWIFVATAWYWHRISLMTRPPVLLEKVIFALGISMTFLNVPVEWLSLGLEWTWMLLFEDVRQGIFYSTLFCFWIIFCGEHLMDQSQRNRLSVYWWQVGLVVFGSSVLLIFDLSDRGVHLTNPFYSVWASEIGTKVSITFIIVAGISVCLYFLSLCRMVHCVFRNIGGKMQQLPTMPEARRRHYKGIIFRFKFLMLVTLTCAAMTVIFFILNQISEGHWHWGDYTLQIHSGFLTGIYSMWNLYVFTIIFLYAPSHKCNRTKLGDSQLTGMMEKPESQETQLSSGEQGPTEMYRITGKVAED
- the dr1 gene encoding protein Dr1; translated protein: MASSSGNDDDLTIPRAAINKMIKETLPNVRVANDARELVVNCCTEFIHLISSEANEICNKSDKKTISPEHVINALESLGFASYITEVKDVLQECKTVALKRRKASSRLENLGIPEEELLRQQQELFAKARQQQAELAQQEWLQMQQAAQQAQMAAASASAAQQAGSSQDEDEEDDM